Proteins co-encoded in one Methanosarcinales archaeon Met12 genomic window:
- a CDS encoding GMP synthase subunit A, translating to MSSPRILIINNYGQFCHLIHRAIRDLGIDNQLVKNTLSAEEILEKEPDGLILSGGPAMGQIGNCMKYVHELDVPILGICLGHQLMAKAFGGEVRKGKHGGYAEVLVEILDEDDILKGLSPTTYTWASHADEVSVLPENFIRLARSDICENEAMKHVERPLYGVQWHPEVSHTVHGIDLFKNFLDVCRSR from the coding sequence ATGAGCAGTCCAAGAATCCTCATCATAAACAACTACGGACAGTTCTGTCATCTGATACACAGAGCGATAAGAGACCTGGGTATCGATAACCAGCTGGTAAAAAACACATTATCCGCAGAAGAAATCTTAGAAAAGGAGCCGGACGGACTGATTCTGAGTGGTGGACCGGCCATGGGGCAAATAGGAAACTGCATGAAATACGTGCATGAGCTCGATGTGCCCATTCTTGGCATCTGCTTGGGGCATCAATTGATGGCAAAGGCATTTGGCGGTGAGGTGCGCAAAGGCAAACACGGAGGGTATGCAGAGGTATTAGTTGAAATCCTCGATGAAGATGACATACTCAAAGGACTAAGTCCGACGACGTATACCTGGGCATCCCATGCAGACGAGGTCAGCGTTCTGCCTGAAAATTTCATTCGATTGGCGCGTTCAGACATCTGCGAAAACGAAGCCATGAAACATGTAGAGCGCCCCCTATACGGCGTGCAGTGGCATCCAGAGGTGTCGCATACTGTTCATGGCATCGACCTGTTTAAGAATTTTTTAGACGTTTGCAGAAGTCGTTAG
- a CDS encoding DUF362 domain-containing protein: MSATRVYFVDSRAQVGQPEKWYQPKLSTVSKLERLLEKSGILDDIEKGDQVAIKTHFGVHGTTKPLRSVFIRKVAQMVREKGGKPFVTETTGLGMTRDRCFAVGKIETAEENGYTHQTLSAPIIIADGLKGFDGVEVQIDGLQLKSVYVAKHIAEADKIISLAHFKGHMNSGFGGALKNIGVGCTTKTSKYDVHMYDPPVIDQGRCTKCGECVGICPVDAIKDWKVDHEKCIRCQGCAEVCEEDAILAKWTSSKDLSERFVDCARAVLELVGRENVRYVNFLLDITPHCDCCPFSDNAIVPDLGILASEDILAIDKASVDMVNEAPMLPNSMATPKEFHDEDKFHSIFEWTRAKYQLEAAEKLQLGSMKYDIIKVE, encoded by the coding sequence ATGAGCGCTACTCGGGTATATTTCGTAGATTCAAGGGCGCAGGTCGGTCAGCCCGAAAAATGGTATCAGCCAAAGTTGAGCACTGTCAGCAAGCTGGAGCGTCTTTTGGAAAAAAGTGGCATTTTGGATGACATCGAAAAAGGAGACCAAGTCGCCATCAAGACGCACTTCGGCGTCCACGGAACGACAAAACCGCTGCGCTCTGTGTTCATCCGTAAGGTCGCCCAGATGGTCAGGGAAAAAGGTGGAAAGCCCTTCGTGACCGAGACCACTGGACTTGGAATGACCCGTGATAGGTGCTTCGCGGTTGGAAAAATCGAGACTGCAGAGGAAAATGGATATACTCACCAGACGCTGTCCGCACCGATCATAATCGCCGATGGATTAAAGGGCTTTGATGGCGTCGAGGTTCAAATTGATGGTCTTCAGCTCAAAAGCGTATATGTAGCAAAGCACATTGCAGAAGCGGACAAAATCATCTCCTTAGCTCATTTTAAGGGACATATGAACTCTGGATTTGGCGGGGCGCTCAAAAACATAGGCGTTGGCTGCACCACCAAGACGTCAAAATATGATGTGCATATGTATGATCCACCTGTAATCGACCAGGGACGCTGTACAAAATGTGGTGAGTGTGTTGGGATATGCCCAGTTGATGCCATAAAAGACTGGAAGGTCGACCATGAAAAATGCATCAGATGTCAGGGATGTGCTGAAGTATGTGAAGAAGATGCTATACTGGCCAAATGGACATCTTCGAAAGACCTTTCTGAGCGATTCGTTGATTGTGCCAGAGCAGTTTTAGAGTTAGTTGGAAGGGAGAACGTTAGATACGTGAACTTTCTGCTCGACATCACGCCGCACTGCGATTGCTGTCCTTTCTCAGATAATGCAATCGTCCCAGATCTGGGCATCCTTGCCTCAGAGGATATACTTGCGATAGATAAGGCATCGGTGGACATGGTAAATGAGGCCCCAATGCTCCCAAACTCAATGGCAACTCCAAAGGAGTTTCACGATGAGGACAAGTTCCACAGCATCTTTGAATGGACTCGCGCTAAATATCAATTGGAAGCGGCAGAAAAACTTCAGCTCGGCTCGATGAAATATGATATTATCAAAGTGGAATAA
- a CDS encoding replication factor A (Replication protein A protects and stabilize the intermediate ssDNA that is generated by the unwinding action of a DNA helicase at the replication fork. In addition, SSBs prevent the formation of secondary structures by single-stranded template DNA.), whose amino-acid sequence MIKEIAKQLKTRFSEMGIEAPLEEIESKLGALINEYRVPVDEAKRSVVNQYLRKSDIPRNEFYVRSESDFVKIRDIQSEGRWVSLKAKVVQLWSSESESIAQVGLIGDDTGTIKFVNWAKSNCTMVEEDRNYVFKNVVTDSWQGRFQVNFNKNTEIQGIEEEIEVGSLVEEIMGVIIDIQSGSGLIKRCESCNRALVKGSCGEHGKVEGKYDLRVKAIIDDGKIVQDALLNRDAIETLTGITLDRARKMAAEALDSSVVLDALADKLIGRYFKVQGPKIGRYMLVEEIQKMSMASNDDVKELIAQVEAI is encoded by the coding sequence ATGATAAAAGAAATAGCTAAACAGCTAAAGACTCGTTTTTCTGAGATGGGCATAGAAGCCCCTCTGGAAGAGATCGAATCCAAACTGGGCGCTTTAATCAACGAATATCGCGTTCCAGTTGATGAAGCGAAGCGTAGCGTTGTTAACCAATATTTAAGAAAGTCGGACATACCCAGGAATGAATTTTATGTCCGGTCAGAGTCCGATTTTGTCAAGATTAGAGATATTCAATCCGAAGGACGATGGGTCAGTCTGAAGGCTAAAGTAGTTCAACTATGGTCCTCTGAGAGCGAATCAATAGCACAGGTCGGGCTGATAGGAGATGACACGGGCACGATCAAATTCGTCAATTGGGCGAAATCAAACTGCACCATGGTTGAAGAAGATAGAAACTATGTATTCAAGAACGTGGTGACCGATTCATGGCAGGGCAGATTCCAGGTGAACTTCAACAAGAACACCGAGATACAGGGAATAGAAGAGGAGATAGAGGTAGGCTCTCTTGTGGAAGAGATTATGGGAGTGATAATAGATATTCAGTCTGGTTCTGGTCTGATCAAACGGTGTGAATCTTGTAACCGGGCCCTTGTCAAAGGTTCCTGCGGCGAGCATGGAAAGGTCGAGGGTAAATATGACTTGCGAGTGAAAGCAATTATAGACGATGGCAAAATCGTGCAGGACGCTCTTTTGAACAGGGATGCTATCGAGACATTGACCGGCATAACTCTGGACCGGGCAAGGAAGATGGCGGCAGAGGCATTGGACTCTTCAGTGGTTTTAGATGCGCTTGCAGACAAACTGATCGGGCGATACTTCAAAGTACAGGGTCCAAAAATCGGTCGCTATATGTTGGTGGAAGAGATTCAAAAAATGTCCATGGCATCGAACGATGATGTCAAGGAGTTAATCGCGCAAGTGGAGGCGATATAA